In the genome of Mytilus edulis chromosome 3, xbMytEdul2.2, whole genome shotgun sequence, one region contains:
- the LOC139517686 gene encoding uncharacterized protein — MYVLRSVCRCGLHSQGLIKQITMGKPFWITNMYSASSIQGVYVQVRNLGTKDEVDENVKKFRSGNYETIPDPQRLQHFKKSQENIPATSKDETPPIGANALPHPIWSEEEVHNVEVTHKPPEGKVDKMAYYTVKLMRGSFDILSGFNRGERNERKWVLRICFLETVAGVPGMVAAMLRHLSSLRRMQRDYGWIHTLLEEAENERMHLMTALQLRKPTKIFRLGVVVSQGAFVTMFSLAYLISPRFCHRFVGYLEEEAVITYTKCVQDIHNGSMEHWKTQPAPESAITYWKLPDDAKMLDVILAIRADEAHHRVVNHTLASLKEDDYNPYKPGE; from the exons ATGTATGTTTTAAGGAGCGTTTGTAGGTGTGGTTTACACAGTCAGGGattaattaaacaaataacaaTGGGGAAACCTTTTTGGATAACCAATATGTACTCAGCTTCGTCAATACAG ggAGTATATGTCCAAGTAAGGAATTTAGGTACAAAGGACGAAGTTGACGAAAACGTGAAGAAATTTAGATCTGGAAATTATGAAACAATTCCAGACCCTCAACGTTTGCAGCACTTCAA GAAAAGCCAAGAAAATATTCCAGCAACATCCAAAGATGAAACTCCTCCAATTGGAGCCAATGCATTACCTCATCCAATATG GTCTGAGGAAGAAGTCCATAATGTTGAAGTCACACATAAACCTCCAGAGGGTAAAGTTGACAAG atgGCCTATTATACTGTAAAACTAATGAGGGGATCTTTTGATATACTTAGTGGTTTCAACAGAGGGGAAAGAAATGAACGCAAATGGGTCCT ACGGATATGTTTCTTAGAAACAGTTGCTGGTGTCCCGGGTATGGTGGCTGCCATGTTAAGACATTTAAGTTCTTTAAGACGCATGCAAAGAGATTATGGTTGGATCCACACACTTCTAG AAGAAGCAGAGAATGAAAGAATGCACCTTATGACAGCATTACAGCTACGTAAACCAACAAAGATATTCAGATTGGGCGTGGTTGTATCACAGG GTGCTTTCGTAACCATGTTTAGTTTAGCTTATTTGATTAGTCCTAGATTTTGCCACAGATTTGTTGGGTACTTAGAAGAAGAAGCAGTAATTACATACACTAAATGTGTGCAG GATATACATAATGGTTCCATGGAACATTGGAAGACACAACCTGCTCCAGAATCTGCTATCACTTACTGGAAATTACCG GATGACGCCAAGATGTTAGATGTGATCCTTGCCATTCGTGCAGATGAGGCTCACCACAGGGTGGTCAATCACACTCTAGCTTCATTAAAGGAAGATGACTACAATCCATATAAACCAGGAGAATGA
- the LOC139517685 gene encoding uncharacterized protein codes for MMSAVRSLCRCGSQSQGLIKQIGLVKPLIRNVDNVSFVQGLSVRKLATQRVVDDNVQKFKAGNYETIPDPKSLQHFKKNEDTISAVATGDPPPIGTHALPHPIWSEEELHSVKVTHKPPEGIVDRMAYYSVKVMRKTFDTLSGFNRGERNERRWVLRICFLETVAGVPGMVAAMLRHLSSLRRMQRDYGWIHTLLEEAENERMHLMTALQLRQPSNLFRLCVVGAQGTFVTMFSLAYLMSPRFCHRFVGYLEEEAVVTYSKCLQDIQKGSMQHWKTQAAPEIAISYWKLQEDSTMLDVILAIRADEAHHRVVNHTLASLKEDEYNPYKPGQ; via the exons atgatgtCAGCCGTTAGAAGCTTATGTCGGTGTGGTTCTCAAAGTCAAGGTTTGATTAAACAAATTGGATTGGTAAAACCTTTGATCAGGAATGTTGACAATGTGTCTTTTGTACAA GGACTCAGTGTTCGAAAGTTAGCAACTCAAAGGGTAGTGGACGATAATGTACAAAAATTCAAAGCGGGAAATTATGAAACAATTCCAGATCCCAAAAGTTTGCAGCACTTCAA GAAGAACGAAGATACGATATCAGCAGTTGCCACGGGAGACCCTCCTCCAATCGGAACACACGCATTACCTCATCCAATATG GTCTGAAGAAGAACTCCACAGTGTTAAGGTCACACACAAACCACCAGAGGGTATAGTTGACAGG ATGGCCTACTACAGTGTAAAAGTTATGCGAAAGACCTTTGATACCCTGAGTGGTTTCAACAGAGGAGAAAGAAACGAACGTAGATgggtttt ACGGATATGTTTCCTAGAAACAGTTGCTGGTGTCCCGGGTATGGTGGCCGCCATGTTAAGACATTTAAGTTCTTTAAGACGAATGCAAAGAGATTATGGTTGGATCCATACACTTCTAG AAGAAGCAGAAAATGAAAGAATGCACCTCATGACAGCATTGCAGTTACGTCAACCCAGTAATTTATTTAGACTTTGTGTTGTCGGGGCACAAG GTACATTCGTAACTATGTTTAGTTTAGCATACTTAATGAGTCCAAGATTTTGCCACCGATTTGTTGGATATTTGGAAGAAGAAGCAGTGGTAACATACTCAAAATGCTTACAG GACATACAGAAAGGTTCAATGCAGCATTGGAAGACACAGGCTGCACCAGAAATCGCAATTAGTTATTGGAAATTGCag GAGGACTCCACGATGTTGGATGTGATCCTTGCCATTCGTGCAGATGAGGCTCACCACAGGGTAGTCAATCACACTCTAGCTTCATTGAAGGAAGATGAATACAATCCATATAAACCAGGACAGTGA